In the genome of Massilia sp. W12, the window GGCGGATTCGGATCGCCGCCGCCGCCGTTCAGGAATTGCGTGTTCAGGAATTTATTCACACCGGAAGGAATGCCGGTGATTTTCCCGGTCAGGCCATTCGTCACCAGTGCGCTGGTGACTTGGCTGACAGTGGCGTTCGGATTGGCTGCCAGATACAGCGCAGCTGCACCGGCCACATGCGGCGACGCCATCGAGGTGCCGGACATGGTGGTCGAACCGGTGTCGGAAGCACGGCTGGCCGAGGTGATGTTCGAGCCAGGCGCATAGATATCCACGCAAGAGCCGTAGTTGGAGAAGCTGGAACGCGCATCAGTGTTGGTGGTGGAGCCAACCGTGATCGCGCTGGCGGCGCGCGCCGGCGAGTAGTTACAGGCGTTGCTGTTGTCATTGCCGGCAGCCACCACGGTGACGATGCCAGCAGCAGTCATACGCGCCACGGCATCATCCACGGCTTGCGAAGCGCCGCCGCCCAGGGACATATTCGCCACAGCAGGCTTGATCGCGTTTCTCGCCACCCAGTCCATACCGGCAATCACGCCGGAATTGGTGCCGCTGCCGTCACAACCCAGCACGCGCACCGGGTGCAAGGTAACCGATTTCGCCACGCCCCAAGTGGTGCCGCCAACGGTGCCGGCGACGTGAGTGCCATGGCCTTGGCAGTCATTGGTGCCATTGCCATCGTTCATGGCGTCAAAGCCATTGCCCATACGGCCAGAGAACTGGCTGTGGGTGGAGCGGATACCGGTGTCGATGATGTAGGCGTGCACACCGCTGCTGGCCGGGTAGGTGTAAGTGGTGGACAAAGGCAGATTGGTTTGGTCGATACGGTCAATACCCCAGGTGGCGCCGGTTTGCGTGGCGACCACGCGCACCACTTGATCCGCTTCCACATAGGCCACCGAAGGATCATCCGCCAGACGCTTGGCGTTTTCCGGGGTGGAGGAAATCACCGCACCGCGCAGCGCATGCTCAAAGCTGCGTTCCACCGCGCCGCCATAACGCATGCTCAAATTGCCGGCAACGCTGGCCGATGTTTGTTTGACGCCGGCAATTGTCATTGCCTGATCTTTGAACACCACGATATAGCGGTTCGGCACGGCATTCGGCGATTGCAAAGCACGCACTTCACCAGCTTGTGCGCCAAAACATGCCAATACTGCGCAGGCCAGCAGAGATTGTTTCAGGTATGCAGATTTCATCTATGTCTCCTCTATTTTTCAGGTGTAAGCAATCCCCTTCCCTTTAATAAATATCAAAGGAAATTGAATGCCATATTCAGGACGAATGTATTCAATGTGCTGATGCACATGAATCTTGTCCATTTATTTTTAAATAAAACATGCCCTGCAGTTATTCTGCAAACAGAATATAAATCGCAGGAGGGTGAATCCGGAAAACACGCTGAAGTAAATCAGGTATTCCCTATGCAGAGACTGCGGAAATTGGACATATCAAAAAATAAACACATCCAATGAGGCAGAGTATGAGTTTGATTTTTTAACAAGTCAAGGGCTGCTGTTAAATTTTTATTGATGCATCGCAAACAGATTCGGACAAATGTTTGCCTGCGAATTGCTTTCATGTATACGAATTCAGCCCATGCGCTTATCAAGTTTTTTCCACACGGAAATTAAAAAATTTGCAAAATATCTACACGGCAATATTTATTGCCAAAAAATCACTTTTGCAGCATGAAATCTCTTCACTGTGCCGGATGCTGCAGCCGCACTGCATAAAATCATCTGATAACCTGGGGATTAGCAAGCAAGTAACTGCTCTATTTTTTTAACGCTGCTTTGCCGGTTTTTCCCGCTTGATTCGCAGCGATCTGCGGCAAGCCGGCGCGGACTGCCAGCCGCACTTTGCGCATTTGATGCGGAAACTTGCCCCGCACTGCCGGTTTGGCAGTGGTTTTTCACCATCCGGCATGGCTGTCATCTATCAGCAAAGCGCCGGACATGACTTATCATGAGCACAGGCAAACCAGGGAGCCGCGTATGCGCACACAAATTTTCGCCGTCTTGTCATGCATCATCCTGGCCTGGGACGCGCCGGCGCTGGCGCAGGAACAGTGGGAATACCACGAAACCGTGCACTACCAGGAAAACCACGACCCGCAGATGGTGTGGTTAAAGGATGGGCGTCAGTTGCAAGTCGTGTACGGGACGGAAATCAGCTGGGAGGCGGTGGAGAGTTGGCGCCCCGGGCGGCCACTGGCGCTGCTGTGGAGCGCGCAACGCGGTCTGGCGCTGCAGGATACGGCAAGTGGAAAGTGGATTACCGTGCTGAATGGCTGGCAGATCCATCCCATTGAAAAAATGCGCGAACAATGCCTGAACAAAAATCCCGTCACCATGGGCTTGGCGGAATGCTATCTGACGGAAGCCGCGCACTGGGACCGCATGTCAAATTGGGCTTACAAGCGCCTGCAGGCAAGACTCAAGCCGGAAAGTCGGCGCGCCTTGCAGCAATCGCAAAGAGAATGGCTCAAATTCCGTGAGGCGCAAGTGCGCTCGATTCAAGCGGTGTATAGAGAGCGGGAAGGCTCGATCACGCAAATTCATTATGCGCAAAGAGTCCGTCAGGTCAGCAAAGATCAGGCCTTGCTGCTCAACAGTTTGCTGGAAGACTAAGCGCCGGCAAGCCTGCCACATCGGCACAATCTATTTCTTCCGCTTATTTTCGCGAGGAATCGCTCAGCCCGGCACACGCCGGCGCCAACAACAACGCCGCCCGCAGGCGGCGTTGAGACACGCAAGCAATCAAGAATCAGGCTTGACGGCGACGGCGGGCCAGCAGACCCAGACCAGCCAAACCAGCCAGCATCATGGCGTAGGTTTCAGCTTCCGGCACGGCATTGACGCGGAAGTTAGCGCCGCCGATATAAGCGCCGGTCATGGTGAAGCTCTTGATGACAGCAGCGTTTTGACGGAAACCGTGGAATTCACCAGTGTTTGTGCCGCCACCGGTGTTGAAATTCAGGGTGTAGGATTCCAGCAGCGCGCCATTGGCATCATACGCGGCGATCACCGGGGTGCCATAGGAGGCGCTGCCGGTTGCGTAGTTCATGAAGCCGCCGAAAGCCATCACCGGAGTATTGAAGGTGAAGGTCATTTTGGCGGAAGGCGAGTTGCTGCCAACCATGGTGACCGAAGCGCCGCTCCAGGAACCATTGCCAGCGAAGCCATAGCCATTGGTATAGCCATACACCGAGTTGGTGCTGTTGCTGGTCCAAACGGTGTTGGCGTCCAGG includes:
- a CDS encoding PEP-CTERM sorting domain-containing protein; its protein translation is MKKLILASLLGGAFVMSAQAAHITELNDGTALNMQVLNYFGSGPQNLDANTVWTSNSTNSVYGYTNGYGFAGNGSWSGASVTMVGSNSPSAKMTFTFNTPVMAFGGFMNYATGSASYGTPVIAAYDANGALLESYTLNFNTGGGTNTGEFHGFRQNAAVIKSFTMTGAYIGGANFRVNAVPEAETYAMMLAGLAGLGLLARRRRQA
- a CDS encoding lysozyme inhibitor LprI family protein, with the translated sequence MRTQIFAVLSCIILAWDAPALAQEQWEYHETVHYQENHDPQMVWLKDGRQLQVVYGTEISWEAVESWRPGRPLALLWSAQRGLALQDTASGKWITVLNGWQIHPIEKMREQCLNKNPVTMGLAECYLTEAAHWDRMSNWAYKRLQARLKPESRRALQQSQREWLKFREAQVRSIQAVYREREGSITQIHYAQRVRQVSKDQALLLNSLLED
- a CDS encoding S8 family peptidase, which gives rise to MKSAYLKQSLLACAVLACFGAQAGEVRALQSPNAVPNRYIVVFKDQAMTIAGVKQTSASVAGNLSMRYGGAVERSFEHALRGAVISSTPENAKRLADDPSVAYVEADQVVRVVATQTGATWGIDRIDQTNLPLSTTYTYPASSGVHAYIIDTGIRSTHSQFSGRMGNGFDAMNDGNGTNDCQGHGTHVAGTVGGTTWGVAKSVTLHPVRVLGCDGSGTNSGVIAGMDWVARNAIKPAVANMSLGGGASQAVDDAVARMTAAGIVTVVAAGNDNSNACNYSPARAASAITVGSTTNTDARSSFSNYGSCVDIYAPGSNITSASRASDTGSTTMSGTSMASPHVAGAAALYLAANPNATVSQVTSALVTNGLTGKITGIPSGVNKFLNTQFLNGGGGDPNPPSNVLTSGVTVSVGSLAKGASKLYSIVVPSGKTSLTFRMSGGSGDGDLYARMSTPPTTTSYTKKSDGSTNSETITFSAPAAGTYYLLVYGYTATSGASLVATVQ